One Flavobacteriales bacterium genomic window, TCCGGCACGCAGCGATAGATCATCCCCATATCGGCTGCTTCTTGAGCGCTAACCTTGTCGGCCGTGTACATGAGAGCTGCCGCTCGCTGGTAGCCGATCAGGCGGGGGAGGGTATGGGTGCCACCGCTATCCGGTATCAGGCCGATACTGCTGAAAGCCTGAACGAACTTAGCTGATTCTACGGCAAAGGTGATGTCACAGGCCAGAGCGATGTTGGCCCCCGCACCTGCAGCTACACCATTGACCCCGCAAACGATAGGCTTTGGGATTTCTCTTATCAGGGTGATGATCGGATTGTAGGTCTCATCCACTATAGTGCCGATACCCGGTCCGTCTGGGGCGATGGCTTCTTGAAGTTCTTGGCCTGCACAGAAAGCCCTTCCGGCTCCAGTCAGGTAAAGTGCTCGTATGGAATCGTCATCCCGGCATTCTTCCAATACTTGCCGGAGTTCTTTGCCCATAGGGATATTGAAACTGTTGAGCACATCTGGACGGTTGAGGGTGATGTACCCTACTTTATCTTTCTTCTCGTATAGCACTGCATTCATAGGTCCTAAAGTAGATGATAATCCGGGATGGTCGAGTAGCTTCATTGCCTAATTGAAATGCGTCAGACCGGATTTTGAATCATTCTGACAGTCTTCGGCATAAGTGAGGTCGGACTTCTATTCAACGAAATTTGACATTCGGTCAAGTCTTTCAACTTAATAGAAT contains:
- a CDS encoding 2-(1,2-epoxy-1,2-dihydrophenyl)acetyl-CoA isomerase, which gives rise to MNAVLYEKKDKVGYITLNRPDVLNSFNIPMGKELRQVLEECRDDDSIRALYLTGAGRAFCAGQELQEAIAPDGPGIGTIVDETYNPIITLIREIPKPIVCGVNGVAAGAGANIALACDITFAVESAKFVQAFSSIGLIPDSGGTHTLPRLIGYQRAAALMYTADKVSAQEAADMGMIYRCVPDDGLSEAYAFASRLASRPTKGIGMTKMLLNQSPVNTIFEQLTLERDAQIKAFDTEDCKEGVNAFLEKRKPEYTGR